A portion of the Parambassis ranga chromosome 22, fParRan2.1, whole genome shotgun sequence genome contains these proteins:
- the LOC114427896 gene encoding uncharacterized protein LOC114427896: MLCEDPNLLLEYNKLMGYLMGYLCVLTGHRSVVMTNMTKENVLNAERTKHGFHITVDEHKTVRTYGQASLFVTTTEHSWLRKLIEILSVQKIHDDCSYVFASIRGNQIVKPVHFLQAAWRDAGLGGIITFNKIRSSASTQASKYLTVEEKEKLAKAMCHDTKTAERFYVALPDKKEASKVRDLRLRAMNMAMADVEERSPTEDETTEDEDEPVLESEGYSSPTFLSEDSETARKRGREFLPNMSVDVQPEPCSDEDELPCGQSRATKRKLHFKFEGVGTGMSDPVEQFDAKKSSHSKSMQHRSFCI; the protein is encoded by the exons ATGCTCTGTGAAGATCCAAACTTGCTTCTTGAGTATAACAAACTGATGGGCTACCTCATGGGCTACCTGTGTGTCCTGACGGGACACAGATCTGTTGTCATGACAAACATGACCAAGGAAAATGTCTTGAACGCAGAACGTACCAAGCATGGATTCCATATCACA GTTGACGAACACAAAACTGTGCGTACATATGGACAGGCATCCTTGTTTGTCACCACGACCGAGCATTCCTGGCTGAGAAAATTGATAGAGATCCTCTCTGTCCAAAAGATTCATGACGATTGCAGTTATGTCTTTGCATCCATCCGTGGGAACCAAATTGTGAAACCTGTCCACTTCCTTCAAGCTGCCTGGAGAGATGCTGGCCTGGGAGGTATTATCACTTTCAACAAGATACGGAGCAGTGCCTCCACCCAA GCCAGCAAATATCTCACTGtcgaggaaaaagaaaagctggctAAGGCTATGTGTCATGATACAAAAACCGCTGAGCGTTTCTACGTGGCGCTGCCTGACAAGAAGGAAGCCTCAAAAGTTAGAGATTTAAGATTGAGGGCGATGAACATGGCTATGGCAGATGTGGAAGAAAGAAGCCCCACTGAGGACGAAACaactgaagatgaggatgagccCGTCTTGGAAAGTGAGGGATACAGTTCACCAACATTTCTCTCTGAGGATTCAGAAACGGCTCGTAAAAGGGGAAGGGAGTTCCTCCCTAACATGTCTGTGGATGTCCAACCAGAACCTTGCAGCGACGAGGATGAGTTACCGTGCGGACAATCACGTGCAACTAAGAGGAAACTACACTTTAAATTTGAAGGAGTTGGCACTGGAATGTCTGACCCTGTGGAACAGTTTGATGCTAAGAAATCCAGCCACAGTAAATCCATGCAGCACAGAAGTTTCTGCATCTGA